The window ATAAAAGTTGAGGAAGTTGAATAATATTAGCCTCTAACATACCTTCCCACTGAAATGTGAAGAAATTTCAGGCAGGAATGGAACAATCAATTAAGAAATTGATCTTCATCTTAGACTCTGTTGTGTGTTTTAAGGAACTGAATGTAgtaggagagagagaagcaactggaattttctcaaagaaaaaaagtgcaGTTTCAAGATGCTTATAGAAGTAAAATTCATAAGCCTCAGCTACTAGTTGGTGGTGGAAAGAATGGCAGAAAAAGATGACATCAGAAATTTTGGTAATGAGAGAATGCCACAGTGTCATTAACAGAAACCACCCCTGAGTCAGGATAAtatttttagagctggaaaagatcttaaagatcattGATTCCATGCCcttccatttacagatgaggaaattaaggcccatTAAAAGAAAATGTCGTCTTGGTTTTAGTCCCAATGGTAGTAAATGGAATGAGATTTTATGAGGAAGGTAAGGAGTTCATTTCTGACCATGTTGGATTTGAAATGCCAGCAGGCCATTGAAATGAATTTGAACTATCAAAATGCaactggaattaagaagagatAGTCTGACAAGGAAAACAATTTAGGTGGTATATAGCTGCCTCCCATCTGGTAATTTATAGGAAGAAGATTCAGTCAAAAGCTAAGTTCGATTCCTTCCTGACACTACTCTCGTGACTTCCCGAGTCTCAGTTTATTCATGTGtataatggggaaaggaaggtttggactaaatggtttctgaggttctttctagTCCTAAATCTGTGTATAATCTGGGCATTTCCAGACCAATCCAGGTTAAAATATGAGTGGAAGTCACAAGAGAAAATTCTTCATTCTCTTAACAAACATTAAGTACTTGTGTACAGAGTGTATTGGGTAcacagaaggaaatataaaataaggctTTGATCGCTGTCCTTAGGGGGTAGCTAGGTaacacagtgtatagagcactggcttgagatcaggaaaatctgagttcaaatatgacctcagaaacttcttagctgtgtgattctgagcaagtcatttaactcttttcatttcctcatctgtaaaaatgagctggaaaagcaTAAAtgactccaaatagggtcacaaagccagAGCATGCAACACATACCTAGAAGTTTGATCCAAGAGTTAGGAAATGGACCTATGAGTTCAATAAAGAACTCCctgtggggcagctagttggtgcagtggttagagcaccagcccagaagtcaggaagacccgagttcaaatttgacttcagacactgaacactttctaactatgtgactctggacaagtcacttaaccccaattgcctcaacaaaaacaaaacaaaacaaaaaaaacgtCTCAGAATTAGAAAGTAAGCAAGAAGGCACTTTCTCTGCACTTAATAGTCTTAGAGACTGGCCTGGAGGCACTGAGATTGATTTGGCTTCCAAGGTTTGTCTCAGGCAGATCTTCCAGACTGAGGTCAGCTTTCTAGTCACAAAGCCCTGGTCTCTCCTACAAGAAATTCGCAAAAGATGGTGTTGGGCATTGGCAGAGAGGGATCAGTTGAAAATTTAGGACTAAGAGAGTGTGTGAAAGCAGAGATGAAGCTTCCCTCAATCGTGCTGGAGGGGAAAGAACCATCACCTTGAGAGGCAAGAAAGGGTTTTTAATACTGTATCTGGCTTTGTAAACCTGCGTCTTAATTCCCTCGTCTATAGATGGAGatgaaaacactttatatatttcaaagttttATAGAAATGACATCTAGCGTTGGTATTAGGGTCCAGGTTAGCTTTGCTTTAAGACTAGATAGGCTGTTTGGCCCTGGGCATGTCCCtactctctaggtctcagtttccccaaaccATCTGAGCAAGGGCACCGGTGGGTTGGGGGAGGTAAAGCTTCCGATTCTGATTCTGTAATTCTGAGAGCCAATTCTGGGTAGGGGCCTGGGCAAGGAGCCAGCTGGGGCGGGGGGCAGAGGCCAAGAGCCAGTTGCCTGGAGCGCCCCCGGGGTGACTCCGTGGCTAATCGCGCGGGTGCAAGCCGGAGCTCAGCCCCATTCCCAGCCCGCGGGCCTCCAGGAGGCATGCCAGGCCCTCAGACAGAGCGCGGCGCGCTCCGCCCCGATAGGGGAGCTGAGCTGAGCTGCCTGGGCGATGAAGTCAGCGGGAGTGGGGGGACCGGTCGGCAGCCAccggaaaggggagggagggggcggaGCCCGCCTGAAGGGGGGACAGGGCGGAGCCCAGATGTGTCCCCCAATCGCCTTAGCTCTGGCCGTGCATTTCGCCAACGTTTCAATCCTAACGGCCGCCGCGGCTCGCTCTCGCTTGTGCGCACTCACAGACTAGCCCCAAGGCAGCCGGCTCGCCTCGTTGCCCCTCTGGTCCCGAACCCGAAGATCGCCGCCTGCTCACTCCCTCGTCCCTCTCTCCAAACCCGGTCCAGCTCCTGCGCCCCTTCCTCCTGCCGGCCCGGTACCCCCAGACTAGTGTCCGCTCCCTCTGGCTTGGGAGGGGTGAGTGGAAGGCGCGGGATGAGCGACACAGACGCCGGGACCCCAGCCTTCGAGATGACCTGGAGCAGCACCACCAGCAGCGGCTATTGTAGCCAGGAAGACTCGGACTCGGAGCTTGAGCAGTATTTCACGGCGCGCACCTCGCTGGTCCGCAAGCCCCGCCGGGACCAGGTGAAGACGGCTGCAGAGGCAGAACcaggcgggggtgggggtgggggggtggagcCGGCAGCTGAAGGGTTAAGGCCTGAGCAGCTCAAGGGAAATTCCTGCTGCTAcacttcttcccctccccctatcCTGCCTACCCCTTCCCAATTCCCGGATACTCCGCCCTCTGGAAGGGGAGGCGTCCCCTGTCACCCTCGCTTAGGCCCTGGCTGGGAAGAGAAACTGACCCTTCTCTGGGGCGCTCCGGGAGTGGGATGGAGTGGGGGCGGGCGGCCCAGTGAGCTAGAGAAGTGCCACGCAGGCCGGCCGGCGGGAGCGTCGGCGGCAACCCCGTGATTATTCACGCCGAGGAAATCCCCCCACACCTTCCAACTTCCCGGCCCAGCTGGGCTCTGGAGCCAGGCTGGAGCTCCGATGGATTCTCCTGCCTCCCCCAAAAGCCAGTGGTGGGGTCTCTCCAAATCCACGCAGCTTTCCCCCAGCCAGGGCTGCTGACGTCGCCCCTACCTTGCTGCACCCTTGGATCTTGGAGCACCTACTTTAAGGCCGCGTGGCAAGGACAGGCTGGAAGGGGCGGGTACCGCAGAAGGCAGGGATTGTAATACTTTTCTAGTGTTACTTTTTCTATAAACTCTTTCTACTGCTAGAAAACTCTTTTCTTCGAGTGTGTGACAGGTAGGTTCTTTGTGGTTGGCTCAAAGTCTCCGGTGGGCGGAGAACACCGAAGATGCAGTTTGTAAAACTTGCCAGTGCTTGATAAAGTCTGCCTTCCTGGGGATAAACAACCGATGTCTAATTTATGCATACTTAGCCAGTTCCTTCCCCCAAATCTGGAACTTCCTTGATCCAGTTGATAAAATATTCTTAGCCATAATCCCCATACTTTTCTGGAATTTCTCTCCTATTTGTATGTTTTGTTTAAGGGATTTGTTTATCCTGCTATTATCTGTTACAAACACCTTTCTTctgttcccagtttattgttccaGAGTCCTTAGCTCGttaagaattggatttaaggtaATCAGCTTGTGGATGACTCAGGTTAGCTGCTGGCAATGTGCAACCAGCCTCCTGAGGAAGTGGGAGGATCTGGTCCTAGCTACTAGAGAGGGGAGGTGACAGCTGAGGCGCGCTGGAGGATGACAAGGTTATGCATTTTTCTCAAGGTGAAAACCTGATTCCAGAGTTTTGTTGGGTGAGCTAACTTGGGTGATGTTTGGGAGCAGCTGCCCAGCCCTCTCCTGCCTGGACACCTAATGGTAGGTGTGAGAGACATAGATTTAGTGTgtcaggaaacctgggttcagatcctaaCTTAACCTCTTactctctggccctcagttttctcatcaggaaAAGAGGTTGAACTCCATGATCCCTAAGgttcttttcagctttaaatctttaCACCTTTCATGGATATATGAAGAGAAGTGTCCATTAAAGAGACATATATGGAAGTAGGGAAAATCATCCTTAAAGATTAAAGGATGTTCTGCTATGATCAAGGCTGACagcaatgacattttttttttatcttcggGAAAAGAAGATGAGGGATGGGAGCAAGGAGCtgtgagagagaagggaggaagaagacagaaaactgaaacaaaaggaAAGGCATGCTGAAGAGATTCTGAAGAGAatcttgactaaaaaaaaaaaaaaaaaaaacaaacttaagttttagttttagtggggtttttttgttttttgtttttttaagaaatcaaccAGAGATCAGGATCCACAGTTCTAGGCAGGAACAAATAGAAAAGCAGCCCCATAACCTGGGGGAGAGCTGGGGTGTTTACCACTCCTGAAACACAAGAACTTGAATGCCTTCTCTAGTCTGAGAAGAGTTGTTTGAAAACCAATCAACAAGAACTTTACTTTCTATATCAGCAAGCAGTAAGTGTCAACAGAGAAATAGCAAAGGCTAATAGCAGATAATCCTGGGAGAACATATCTTTAATCATCtaaagatttagaactgaaaggaaccaTAGGGATCATGGAGTTCAACCTTctaattttacagttggggaaactgaggcccagagagtaaGTGGCttagttaggatttgaacccaggttttctgacacATTTTTGATATCATAGAGAAGTACACTTCTCCCAAAATAGCTTTTATAAATGGTTGTCTTGAATCAGGTCATTGTTTTGATCCAGTGTGGCGTTTCTTGACATCTCAAAAAGAGCTCTCTTTTTGATAGCTATTTGGGAAGACCCCAGTGTAAGAATCATAACCCCACTTGGTTATCAAGTAAGGATATCAAGCAAAGAATATCAGGGGAAACGCCCCTCCCTGCAATGTGTCCATGGAAGGCAGAGATGATACTACCTACCTTAGTGAGTTGTGAACTTTGGCAAACTAAGTCTCTTACTCAAAACTAATCTGGTGGATTATTATGGACTTTTATAAACTGAGTCTCTTACCCAAACTAATCTGGGCTTCTTCTGGTAGTCTTTTCTCCTCTAATCTTATCTGAATAGATTGGTATCCAACATTTCACTACCTAGGGAACGTGGGAGGGAATTTGTGAGTCAGAAGTGAGGAGCATAGAGGTGAAATTCAGTGTCAGACCAATAGAGACTATATTAACTGGCAACtctgtggatagaatgctggcccagagtcaggaagttGACATCTGGCCTCAGAGCCTTACTAGCATTGTGaacctgggcaggtcacttgacctctgtttccttcaagtttcctaaactgtaaaattgATAACAATAATACCTCACAATAATTTACAAGGCTACTGTGAtagaataaattaatatattcataaatatatatatataataatataatatattcctagcatatagtaggaTAAACACATCCTTATTCCTATCCTGTGTTCATCTAAAGATCATAAAGTATCTTAAAGTTACCCAGCAGCATTCACGTTTCCTGGAGGGAAAATGACTAAGCCATGGCCCTTTGTTGTTGTGAAGTGGCAGTGGATCCACAGAGTCAAACCTAGAATAAAATGAAGTCCATCTGGAGGGTGTTTGTTGTGGCTGTGGAATATTCCAGACCATAGCAGAGAGTTGGGGAAGTATTCCTAGGGAAGGGCACTATGGAAGACTGGATATGGGTCTCTCCTGAGACTTCCACATCCTTAGGTTAATTTTGtataatgctttgaaaaaaagGCTGTTGGAAATCTTTACCTTTCAAAACTCATTTAAGATTATCTCTAAACAAAAGGCCGTGTTTCCTATTCCCAGGGGTTAGCTAAATGGGGCAGGAATGGCCAGAATGGCCTGAAGAGTATGGCAGGAAGGTTTCTGCTGACTCTCTGAAGAAAGATAAATTAGTCTTTTCCCATCATGGCCTGGCTGATCTTTCTGTCTAAGAGAATTCTGGAGAAAGTTCCCTTTGTTCTATAAACAGGATGCTGCTGTCCATTGCCTTGTAGTCCTGTGCTCTAGGAAAGTTTGGCATTCTTCTATTGTGTCCTGCCCATCCTGCTTCCTGTCCCCACTTCCTTTGGTTCCACTCTTCCAATTGAGATCTTGGATCATGTGTCTCTCCCCTGGGCATAAGAACTACCCTGCCTGTCTTGCCTTAACTTTTGAAGACTCCAAGCACATGTTTCTCTAGACCTTAGCACAATGCCCTGTACATagttagtgtttaataaatatttattgagctgaAATCTAAACCTCAGAGGAACCTTTCCCAGGTCCAAGAGCATTGAGTCAGCTCTTGATCCTTGGTGTTGCAACTTTCTGCCAACATAACTCTTTGGAGAGCATTGCATCTATCACATGAACTATTTCTTTGCTCCGtccctctttacctttttttctttaggaggggaggagaaagggggaggagagaaggcaaTTGGAAtgttgacttgcccagagttacttCACTTTTCATTCTGTGCAGTCCCCAACCTGGATCACCATTTAGCTTTGCACAGAACGTCATCTCTCAAAGATGAAAAGTAGCCAGCTTTGTTTATGGTAAAAACCTAGCTTCACAAAAGGGCAAAATTTCTCAGTGGGGGTTCCACCTTTGTCCCTTTAACAGTCCTGAGGCCCTGATAAGCATTCTAATTTTCATCATCCCCAAGCTGTGCTGAGCCttaggaaaaataagaatgggTATAAGCTGCTTACCCACTAAGTTCAAAGGACCCCTTCTTTCTCCCATCCCACTCCCACCCCAGAAAGATTCCAGCTGGTGCTGACCTAGAATTGTTGCACTGTAGTAGAGCTGTAGCTGTCTGACAGGATGGTTCAGTTTGACTTTTAGGGCTGATCAtgagatgggaaaggaaatggtttttaaaattctcCCAGGATATAGCACTGGGCAGTGGTGACCTCAGCTTTCATTCCTGATCCCCCCCCATACCAGCCCCCCCACTATTCTCTCCAGTGTCTGATGTCAACAGGAAATAAGACTGATGCAATTGAGTGCAAGACCAAGTCAGTGCACATGCTCCAGCCCAGATCCCACCCTTCCTGCCTTGCAGGCTccacccttccctccttttccctcaccATGGAGTGGGAGCTTGGCAAAGAAAGTGTCCAGGATTGACTGTAGGGTATGGGGGAAGGGACGAGCTGAGATGGCAGGTGCCCAGGCCAATCTCCAATGTTAGATCGTGGGGGAGGTAGTTATGTCATCCAAGCCCAGGCCAGCCTGAAAACTCTTCCTTCATGTGTCCTGAATTCAAGGATTTGTCTTATTCTCAGAGCATTAGCTATTTGTGAAGTTTTAATGTGAAAAGAATTTGGTGTTGGTATCTTGGGGCATTCGTTGTCACTTCATAGATTTGGGTTTGGTATGTGAGAGTAAAACACTTTTCTTTTCTGGAGTTGGGTGGCGCTCCTGACACTTATGGCAAATTCAGCGGCTGGACTGGCCCGCCATCTCCAAGAACTTGATGCTTTGGGGTGTGGGAGTTGCCCTTCTCCTGCTCACCACAGTTGGTAAACCTTTCATTTTGTACCAACTTCGTCAGAGCCGACCTCACTGGTTTCCAAGGTTAATGATAGGGTAGTAACAACCTGCCACCTCTAAATGTCCTAATGAGTCAGGGCCCCCACCCTACTGCAAGGTTCTTTTCCCAGGAAAAGATGCAGAGTGGGCTCTGAATTTAACTGTGATCTCTTGGGACACACCCTGCCCCATCACTCCCCGGATCTTGCCTAGACGCTCACCACAGAGTCTGAGAAGCTCAGGACTGAACATAGGAGGGTGTGGAAGTGGGGAGTTAGGACACTAGGATTTAGGGAAGTAAGAAGTGGTTTTATTTCAGACCATTGACCCTTACTCCTTGGCTTTATGCCCTACATTATCTtcagctgaatttgaatttggtcCAACCATTACAGCTTTCAATTGAGCAGTTGCTGCTCCTGCTGGATTCACTGTGTAATCTTTGTTATGCAGCCGTGTACTTCTGCCTCTCAGTCACACACCTACTTCCACCCTCTGTTTGGGCAAGAAAGGAGAGCCAATGAGGGGTAGGAAATATCTTGGGAAAATTGCACTGTTTCCATTGAAGCTCAGATATGAAGGGTGAGGATGTCGCCATAAATTATTGCTATATTGCTCAGGAAGGCCATAAAACCTGAACAGAGTCATCAAATACTAGCTTGCTTTGTGTATAACATAGTGCTGGATCCTGGGGTGGTATACACAGAACAGGGGAATTGATAAATCTGGCCACAATATTGAAAGTACAAGtttcaattctcattttcaaGATTTGCTGTTACCTTTTTAGTAGTCCTAAAGTTAGAGAGTTAGAGCTACTCCAACCCTGTCATTTAACTCCCTGAAACTTAAAGTCAAACAGTGAGCACCAGAGGTAGGCTTCAAACCCAGTTCTTGTTACTTAATATCATGTATATGACAAAGTATTCTTCCCTAGGATGAGCCACTGGAGTGGGAGAAACCAGTCCTGTCTCAAACTGAGATTGAGCAGAAGATCAAGGAGTACAATAGCCAGATCAACAGTAACCTCTTCATGAGCCTGGTAAGCCCTGGAGTGGGGAGGAATTTAGACAAGGGCAGAGAGAGAGGTCTCTTCCTCCAGCCCGAGGTCACAAAacctcattttgtttttcttttttttttttttattaaaggcaTTCatgcttaagtgatttgcctagggtcacacagctaataagtatctgaagctggatttgaattcaggttttctgactcctggCAGGTGCTCTGTCCCCTGCATCATTGACCTGCCCCCATTTTATTTACTGAGTAAACAAGTATTTACTTAGTGCTTAGCTTGAACTCTCCTCTATGCACTCTGCAATATATCCTAGCATcctatctctcctttccccagaACAAGGACGGCTCCTATACTGGTTTCATCAAAGTACAGTTGAAACTTGTGCGTCCGGTGTCTGTGCCCGCTACCAAGAAGCCCCCTACCCTGCAGGATGCCAAACGAACCACTGGGAAGAATCAGGCCGTGAAGCGTCGTACCTCCTTTTACCTCCCCAAAGACACAGTCAAACACCTGCATGTGTTGTCACGAACACGGGCCCGAGAGGTCATTGAGGCGCTGCTCCGAAAGTTCCTGGTGGTGGATAACCCCCGGAAATTTGCCTTATTTGAGCGGGCAGAACGTCATGACCAAGGTAGACAACCACCCCagctcccctttctcttcccctgaTTCCTTTGCTGTATTTCCATTAACATCCCTTCCCAGAAGTGACTCATTTGCAGTGGGCTCTTCCTCACTGCACAAAAAGGCATGAGGGTGGGCTGGGTTGATGGGGTTTGATCCTTGATCTTTAGAGCCCTGGCTCATTTTAGAGACCCTTCTGTGATTGTGCCCTACAGTGTACCTGCGAAAGCTGTCGGATGACGAGCAGCCCTTGCGCTTAAGGCTGCTTGCAGGGCCCAGTGAAAAAGCTTTGAGTTTTGTCCTAAAGGAAAATGAGACTGGGGATGTCAATGTGAGTATCGATTCTGCTCGGTCACAGGTCTAGGGGTATCTTAGGCCTCATCCTGTGGTCTGTGGTGATGGAACCCAGACCATTTCCACACATCCGGGATCCCAAGGTCCATGATCATCACATTCCCTTGAGCTGAGATTTggctgggggcggggggaggaagCATAGTGGGGGGAATGCCATAAAGTGGGACAAAGTAAGCTACAGCAAAAGCTGGGCTAAAAGGTGCTCCACACCTATCTGTGTGTGAAGACATCcatttaaaaatgtgtatatttgtgtgtgtgtatacacatatgtatatttattcatacatacacacttatacacacaaacacattaaAGTTTATTTTGGGATGGACCTGGCTTTCTGGAAGGATAGGGCTTCTTCTAGCCTTTGATATGAAACTTCCTCATGGCTGCATGAATTGGAAACAATTGGGCCTAGGGAGAAGTGTTAACGGGCTTCGATCATATGAACTCACTCCGTATTTATTGTTACCCTCAGTGGGATGCCTTCAGCATGCCCGAGTTACATAATTTCCTTCGGATCCTTCAACGGGAAGAAGAGGAACACGTGCGACAAATCCTCCAGAAGTATTCTCGTTGCCGCCAGAAGATGCAGGAAGCACTAGGAGCCCGCCCTTTGGGATGACGCCCCTCCCCATCTCCTTCTTGACCCGACTTGAGAGTCGGGTTGCTTAAAGGTTTCGAGAGGTCACCAGGCCGAATGGATGGGGGGTGGCGGGGGGGCAGCACCGAATGGATGTCATATGAATGTGTCGGGCCTGAGGAGTGAGTGTGTGTGGAGGCTTCCCAACTGAGGGGGAGCCAGCTAGGTGTGTGGGACATGGGATGTCCTTGATGTAGCATCGTGGCTGCTACTCTGGAATGACAGAGGCTGAAGAGCCCTCTTGTAAAATAGAGCTAGAACAGAAGAGCCCCTGGGGCTCATTGTGACACATCTGGGAGGGGGGCTGGGACAAGGGCTTAGAAAGGACAATCTTGGATTAGGCATTCTCTGTTCCCTCTGCCCACCACCCCCAGAAAGTCCCCTTAGCCGCGAGAATACCAAGGCGGCAGCTCTCGAGGAGAGCTTCCAGGCGGCCAACATCTGTATAGCTCAAGGTTGAGCTCGAGCATTGCTCTATGTTCTGTTGGCTTGCTTCAGAGACATTGTGCTGATCCACGCTGAACACAGCTGAGACACAGTCTCATTAGGGGTAAAATAGCTTCAGCTAAACACAGTGACTCGATGAGGTCCATTAGTTGTTATGATTTGTGGGACCAGCCCCACTGAAACAGAACAAT of the Sarcophilus harrisii chromosome 1, mSarHar1.11, whole genome shotgun sequence genome contains:
- the RASSF1 gene encoding ras association domain-containing protein 1 isoform X1, giving the protein MSDTDAGTPAFEMTWSSTTSSGYCSQEDSDSELEQYFTARTSLVRKPRRDQDEPLEWEKPVLSQTEIEQKIKEYNSQINSNLFMSLNKDGSYTGFIKVQLKLVRPVSVPATKKPPTLQDAKRTTGKNQAVKRRTSFYLPKDTVKHLHVLSRTRAREVIEALLRKFLVVDNPRKFALFERAERHDQVYLRKLSDDEQPLRLRLLAGPSEKALSFVLKENETGDVNWDAFSMPELHNFLRILQREEEEHVRQILQKYSRCRQKMQEALGARPLG
- the RASSF1 gene encoding ras association domain-containing protein 1 isoform X2, which gives rise to MAAEPELIELKNLVRYPDGLRGQETGRSPGPRSPGRLERANALRITPGRGPDVLPRGRQVRLLGGHSDPRLTAGPGRGHCFRPSGPGTHTWCDLCGDFIWGVIRKGLQCVHCKFTCHYRCRALIRLDCFGPRELSLEPTLERDTNVDEPLEWEKPVLSQTEIEQKIKEYNSQINSNLFMSLNKDGSYTGFIKVQLKLVRPVSVPATKKPPTLQDAKRTTGKNQAVKRRTSFYLPKDTVKHLHVLSRTRAREVIEALLRKFLVVDNPRKFALFERAERHDQVYLRKLSDDEQPLRLRLLAGPSEKALSFVLKENETGDVNWDAFSMPELHNFLRILQREEEEHVRQILQKYSRCRQKMQEALGARPLG
- the RASSF1 gene encoding ras association domain-containing protein 1 isoform X3 yields the protein MSLNKDGSYTGFIKVQLKLVRPVSVPATKKPPTLQDAKRTTGKNQAVKRRTSFYLPKDTVKHLHVLSRTRAREVIEALLRKFLVVDNPRKFALFERAERHDQVYLRKLSDDEQPLRLRLLAGPSEKALSFVLKENETGDVNWDAFSMPELHNFLRILQREEEEHVRQILQKYSRCRQKMQEALGARPLG